A segment of the Bos mutus isolate GX-2022 chromosome 17, NWIPB_WYAK_1.1, whole genome shotgun sequence genome:
CTCACAGGGGTTCCTGGGGCCTCCTGATGGTGGGTGGGACCCAACCAGGTGGCAGGAGGTCTTGTCTCTAGTCTCCGATGGTTTCTAgaagggggaggggcaaggaGGGGCCAGGGAGGGAGCCCTTTGAAGTCTCAGAGCGGTGAGCAGAGAGGAAGCCCCCTCCAACCTTGCTGCCCCCAGGTCTCCCAGCGGACACCCTGCAAGGTCACAGGGACCGGTTCCACGAACAGTTTCACAGGTACCGGCCCGGGCGGGGTTGAGGATGGCAAGAACGGGGCTCCTCGGCTCTCGCCACAGCGCGCTGGGGCTGCGGGCCGGGTCCTGGCTCCTgatctcctgcctccctccttcccgCAGCCTCAGGAACTTCTTCCGCAGAGCCTCGGACATGCTCTACTTCAAGCGGCTCATCCAGATCCCCCGGCTGCCCGAGGTACCTGCGCCCTCCAGTGGCCGCCGCCGGGGGCTGcagccctccctgtccctgcgctgggatggggttgggggggcgTGTGGCTGAGGGGTCGGCAGAGGGAGGGGCTTCCTGGTTGTTGGGGCGGGGAGCGCCCAGCAGCTTTCACCCACTGCCTCCGCAGGGACCCCCCAACTTCCTGCGGGCCTCGGCGCTGGCCGAGCACATTAAGCCGGTGGTGGTGATCCCCGAGGAGGCCCCCGAGGACGAGGAACCTGAGAACCTCATCGAGATCAGCACGGGGCCCCCCGCGGGGGAACCAGCGGTGAGCGgcgccccctcccttcctcctccctcggTCTCCTGGGGGAGCGGGGCGGAACTCACCGAGCAAGCATTGTTGCCCGTGGCAGGTGGTGGCAGACCTCTTCGAGCAGACCTTTGGACCCCCCAATGGCTCCATGAAGGACGACAGGTGAGGGCCTGGGGAGCCCACTGCAGTGCGGGGCGGTGGGGATGGGGAACAACAGCCTTCAGGGAGCTGTGATCCTGAAAGACCACGGGTCGGGGACACAAGCAGGAGATGCCCACATCCACTGAAGATAAGACCGGTGGCTGTGTCCCAGTCCCCCAAGGGCCCTGGGTGACTGAGCTTGAGCGTCAGGGCCCGCTGACCTCTGTCTCCAGGGACCTCCAGATCGAGGCCTTGAAACGGGAGGTGGAGATGCTCCGCAGCGAGCTGGACAAGATCAAGCTAGAGGTGAGGGGCACGGGCAGTGGGGCTGGGCCCGGGGCTGGCCGGCCTGCGgaccccacacccacacccaccccgcGCTCCTCCCGCCGCCCAGGCCCAACGGTTCATCTCGCAGCTGAAGGGCCAGGTGAACGCGCTGGAGGCCGAGCTGGAGGAGCAGCGGAAGCAGAAGCAGAAGGCCCTGGTGGACAACGAGCAGCTCCGCCATGAGCTGGCCCAGCTGCGCGCCGCCCAAGTAGAGGGCGAGCGGAACCAGGGGCTGCGCGAGGAGGCCGAGAGTATGTGGGCAGGGCCGGGGGGTGGGGCAGATGGGGGAAGCTGATCCTGAGTGGGGGGGTCACGGCCACGGCCTCTTCCGCCCCCACAGAGAAGGCCAGCGCTACGGAGGCACGCTACAACAAGCTGAAGGAAAAGCACAGCGAGCTTGTCAACACGCATGCCGAGCTGCTCAGGAAGGTAGGCCGGTACACAGAGGGGCGGGAGGGGAGCCCCGAGCGTGGCGGAGCCTGAACCGAACCCGTCCCTTCTGTCCGTGCAGAACGCGGACACGGCCAAGCAGCTGACCGTGACGCAGCAGAGCCAGGAGGAGGTGGCGCGGGTGAAGGAGCAGCTGGTCTTCCAGGTGGAGCAGGTGAAGCGGGAGTCAGAGATGAAGGTGCGTCTTggagcccccgcccccacccccaccatgctCAGAGCACTCCCCACCATGCTCAGAGCACCCCACCCCCCGTCTCCACTGCCCCCTGTAACATCCTGTCCCACCACGTCCAGCTGGAGGAGCAGAGTGACCAGCTggagaagctcaagagggagCTGGAGGCCAAGGCGGGAGAGCTGGTGCGCGTGCAGGAGGCGCTGAGCCGCACGGAGCAGGTGTGGGGCCTCCCCAGCTAGGAGCATGGGGTTCAGAGGGGCCCTTGGTTTGGGGTGCAGCTGGGACCAGCACCAGGGGACACTCGGGAAGCGGGATCTGGTCCTCGCTCAGCCCTCAGTCCCTACCCCCTAGTCTCGTGGGCCCCTAGGAACTGTCTGTGAATTCAGGTGGGAATGGGGCGGGCAGGTACCCGGCAGCCCACTCACACGCTGGGTGTTCACAGAGCGGGTCGGAGCTGAGCTCCAGGCTGGACGCACTGAGTGCAGACAGGGACGAGCTGAGCAGGGTCGTGCAGCAGCGAGAGGCTGACCTGCTGGCAGCCCAGAGCCTGGCTCGGGAGAAGGAGGCGGCGCTGAGCCAGGAGCAGCAGCGCATCTCCCGGGAGAGGGACGAGCTGCAGGGGCGGCTGGCGGACAAGGTAGGAGAAGGTAGCGGGGCTCGCCCTTCCTGTTTGACAGCCGCCTGGGGACAGGAGCCCTTCTTAGGCACTGAGCTGGCTGCCCTGCTCTGGCAGGAGCTGCCCAGGCACTGAGGGGTGGAGCAGGACCTCTCTccagagccccctccccagcgAGGGTCTTGGGCACCTGGCCGGGGTCTCTGCCACCCCTCTGTCTCCCCCGCCCTCCAGGAGTCTCAGGAGCAGGGGCTGCAGCAGAGGCTGCTGGACGAGCAGTTCGCGATGCTCCGGGCTACTGCCGCGGAGGCTGAACGCATCCTGCAGGACGCGGTGGGCAAGCTGGACGACCCCCTGCACCTGCGCTGCACCAGCTCCCCCGGTAGGGCCGCCCGCCTGCCCACTGTCCCTCCCGCCCTACACCCTGAGAGAGGTGGGCTGCGTGCTGGGGCCtcagcccaggccccacccctgaCCTGGTCTCCTTGTCTGGCAGATTACCTAGTGAGCAGGGCCCAGGCCGCCCTGGATGCGGTGAgcgccctggagaagggccatgCCCAGTACCTGACCTCCAGGGCAGGTGAGTGCCACATGCATGGGACAGGGCAGAGGCTGCAGGCCGTGGTGCCCACCGGCCATTGCCGCCTGCGAGGAGCCACACCCTGGAGCCCACCCACCCTGCGGGCCTGGGGTCCCacagaccccggtttgattcctgctctGCTGCTTTGTAGCTGTGTGCCCTGGGCCTGCCCCGCTCCCCGCTGCGCTCTGGGAGCTGGGCTGCTGGGGCCCTTGGGGCTCTTGGGCGGGGAGGCAGTACCAGGCCTCGCTCCGAGGCAGCAGTGTTAGGGTGTGTCGTCCTCCCCGAGCAGACGCCTCCGGCCTCGTGGCGGCCCTGACCCGGTTCTCGCACCTGACTGCGGACACCATCGTCCATGGCAGCGCCACCTCCCACCTGGCCCCCACCGACCCTGCTGACCGTAAGTGGGCCCCAGGCTCGCGTCACATGTGGTCCTTGTGGACCTGGGAAGGGGGCGGCTGCAGAGAGGTCCTGGCGTCAGGCCGGGCCAGGGTCGTCCAGGGCTCCCCCCTTACAGCCCTCTTCCCGCCCCAGGCCTGATCGACACTTGCAGGGAGTGTGGGGCCCGGGCGCTGGAGCTCATGGGGCAGCTGCAGGAACAGCAGGCCCTGCTGCAGGCCCGGCCTGGCCTGGTGCGGACCCCCCTGCAGGGCATCCTCCAGCTGGGCCAGGTGAGGCGGGCAGCGGAGCGTGGGCCAGGAGGAGGGCGGTGGGGCCGGGGTCCCGTTTCTCCATATCTCCTTCCAGCTTGGGCTGAGCAGGGGCTCAAGTGCAGGGCCTGCCACTGCGGCGCACAGGTTGGGGAAAGAGCACTGCCCGTCTGGCCCCCAGGCTCTGTGGGGCAGCCAGGGCGGAATCCATCCACCCTGCCTGACTCCCGGATGCCTCGTCCCCCAGGAGCTGAAGCCTAAGAGCCTGGACGTGCGTGAGGAGGAGCTCGGGGCTATGGTGGACAAGGAGATGGCGGCCACATCCGCGGCCATCGAGGATGCCGTGCGGAGGATCGAGGTGAGGACTCCTGGGGGCAGGAGTCCCGGGTGCGCCTCCCTCTGCGGGAGGGCCAGATGGCCTCTGCAGGTCAGAGGCGAGGGGGCGGCTGAGGCGCTGTGGCTGATGAGGTGGTAGGGGCTGACCAGCACCAGTGCCCCCCTTCGTCGCAtgctgccctcctcccagcccacTCAAAGCTCTTGTCGTCGGGTGTAGGACATGATGAACCAGGCCCGCCATGCCAGCTCTGGGGTGAAGCTGGAGGTGAACGAGAGGTGAGCCCCACTTGTGCCTCCCGGTCTCCCCGGGGCGGGTTCTTCAGTTTTCCCGGATCTGGGGAGGTGGGTTCTGCCCCTCTGACTGCTTAGCCCTCCAGTAAGAAGGGCTGGGAACTGGCAGAGCACACCCTGCCCTGTGGGCCCACCTGCTGCGTGCCCACGAGGCCGCAGCTCCCTGGCTCTGCGGCTCCCCGGCTCCCCGTGGCTTCCAGGGCCACAGTGCAGACCCTTTTCACTCGTTCCCCgttcctcctgctcctcccaggATCCTCAACTCCTGCACGGATTTGATGAAGGTGAGTGGCCGGCTGAGACCCAGGCTGGGTGGGCTCTGTACCTGGCAGGGCCGCCCAAGGGTGACTTGTGTCTTGATCTTGGCAGGCCATCCGGCTCCTGGTGACAACATCCACCAGCCTGCAGAAGGAGATCGTGGAGAGTGGCAGGGTGAGCTGGGCTGCTGGTGGGATGGGGCATCCCTGGCTGGGCCAGGTGGGGCCCCCTCCTTAGTGGGCAGGCTGCACAGCTGGGCCATCGAGGACAGATTCCTGCAAGGGGCCTGACCCCAGAGCCCTCTTTGTCCCAAATCTCCCCGTGGTTTAAGATTCCCCCCAGGGCTCCTTTTAGGCGTGAAACCCCTGAAGCGTGCAGAGTGGCAGCAGCAGGCCCTCCCCCAGGGCCTGCAGCATGCCTGGGAACCACAGCCCAGGGGTGTGCCCCTGTGGCtgggtgaggggagagggagaagggctcGCCCCTGGGGATCTGGTGTCCCCCTGGTGACATCCTTGACTGGTCCGCCCTGTCATCCTGTCACCACTAGGGGGCAGCCACGCAGCAGGAATTTTATGCCAAGAACTCGAGGTGGACGGAAGGCCTGATCTCTGCCTCCAAGGCGGTGGGCTGGGGAGCCACCCAACTGGTGTATGTTGCCCCaggtctgggggtggggtggagggggcagggtgggggtgctcAGGGTTTGGGGAGGGTGCGTGGGGGTGCCTGGCTGTCCAGGGGGTCGGAGACCCAGGCCCCACCCGTTCTGCCCCCAGGGAGTCAGCGGACAAAGTGGTGCTGCACACAGGCAAG
Coding sequences within it:
- the HIP1R gene encoding huntingtin-interacting protein 1-related protein isoform X1, with translation MNSIKNVPARVLNRRPGHSLEAEREQFDKTQAISISKAINTQEAPVKEKHARRIILGTHHEKGAFTFWSYAIGLPLPSSAILSWKFCHVLHKVLRDGHPNVLHDCQRYRSNIREIGDLWGHLHDRYGQLVNIYTKLLLTKIAFHLKHPQFPAGLEVTDEVLEKAAGTDVNNIFQLTVEMFDYMDCELKLSESVFRQLNTAIAVSQMSSGQCRLAPLIQVIQDCSHLYHYTVKLMFKLHSCLPADTLQGHRDRFHEQFHSLRNFFRRASDMLYFKRLIQIPRLPEGPPNFLRASALAEHIKPVVVIPEEAPEDEEPENLIEISTGPPAGEPAVVADLFEQTFGPPNGSMKDDRDLQIEALKREVEMLRSELDKIKLEAQRFISQLKGQVNALEAELEEQRKQKQKALVDNEQLRHELAQLRAAQVEGERNQGLREEAEKKASATEARYNKLKEKHSELVNTHAELLRKNADTAKQLTVTQQSQEEVARVKEQLVFQVEQVKRESEMKLEEQSDQLEKLKRELEAKAGELVRVQEALSRTEQSGSELSSRLDALSADRDELSRVVQQREADLLAAQSLAREKEAALSQEQQRISRERDELQGRLADKESQEQGLQQRLLDEQFAMLRATAAEAERILQDAVGKLDDPLHLRCTSSPDYLVSRAQAALDAVSALEKGHAQYLTSRADASGLVAALTRFSHLTADTIVHGSATSHLAPTDPADRLIDTCRECGARALELMGQLQEQQALLQARPGLVRTPLQGILQLGQELKPKSLDVREEELGAMVDKEMAATSAAIEDAVRRIEDMMNQARHASSGVKLEVNERILNSCTDLMKAIRLLVTTSTSLQKEIVESGRGAATQQEFYAKNSRWTEGLISASKAVGWGATQLVESADKVVLHTGKYEELIVCSHEIAASTAQLVAASKVKADKHSPHLSRLQECSRTVNEMAANVVASTKSGQEQVENRDTMDFSGLSLIKLKKQEMETQVRALELEKTLEVERVRLGELRRQHYLLAGAVGTPGEEEPSQPSATPRSGTKKPPLAQKPTVAPRQDHQLDKKDGSYAAQVVN
- the HIP1R gene encoding huntingtin-interacting protein 1-related protein isoform X2, coding for MNSIKNVPARVLNRRPGHSLEAEREQFDKTQAISISKAINTQEAPVKEKHARRIILGTHHEKGAFTFWSYAIGLPLPSSAILSWKFCHVLHKVLRDGHPNVLHDCQRYRSNIREIGDLWGHLHDRYGQLVNIYTKLLLTKIAFHLKHPQFPAGLEVTDEVLEKAAGTDVNNIFQLTVEMFDYMDCELKLSESVFRQLNTAIAVSQMSSGQCRLAPLIQVIQDCSHLYHYTVKLMFKLHSCLPADTLQGHRDRFHEQFHSLRNFFRRASDMLYFKRLIQIPRLPEGPPNFLRASALAEHIKPVVVIPEEAPEDEEPENLIEISTGPPAGEPAVVADLFEQTFGPPNGSMKDDRDLQIEALKREVEMLRSELDKIKLEAQRFISQLKGQVNALEAELEEQRKQKQKALVDNEQLRHELAQLRAAQVEGERNQGLREEAEKKASATEARYNKLKEKHSELVNTHAELLRKNADTAKQLTVTQQSQEEVARVKEQLVFQVEQVKRESEMKLEEQSDQLEKLKRELEAKAGELVRVQEALSRTEQSGSELSSRLDALSADRDELSRVVQQREADLLAAQSLAREKEAALSQEQQRISRERDELQGRLADKESQEQGLQQRLLDEQFAMLRATAAEAERILQDAVGKLDDPLHLRCTSSPDYLVSRAQAALDAVSALEKGHAQYLTSRADASGLVAALTRFSHLTADTIVHGSATSHLAPTDPADRLIDTCRECGARALELMGQLQEQQALLQARPGLVRTPLQGILQLGQELKPKSLDVREEELGAMVDKEMAATSAAIEDAVRRIEDMMNQARHASSGVKLEVNERILNSCTDLMKAIRLLVTTSTSLQKEIVESGRGAATQQEFYAKNSRWTEGLISASKAVGWGATQLVESADKVVLHTGKYEELIVCSHEIAASTAQLVAASKVKADKHSPHLSRLQECSRTVNEMAANVVASTKSGQEQVENRDTMDFSGLSLIKLKKQEMETQVRALELEKTLEVERVRLGELRRQHYLLAGAVGTPGEEEPSQPSATPRSGTKKPPLAQKPTVAPSSTRRMEATQLKS